The genomic stretch ATAAGGAGGTTGCTATGAACAAAACATATGATCATAAAATTGTCGAGCAAGGGCTCGATCAAAAGTGGCAAGAAAAAGGTTACTTTATGACTCATGATGTCAAAAAGAAACCATTTTCTATTTTGCTTCCACCACCTAATGTTACAGGGAAACTTCATTTAGGACATGCTCTTGATTCTTACATTCCAGACACAATTATTCGTTATAAAAAATTAATGGGTTATGATGTTTTATGACTTCCGGGCATGGATCATGCTGGAATTGCAACTCAAAGTAAAGTTGAAAGTGAACTTGTGAAAAATGAAGGTTTAAATCGTCATGATTTAGGACGTGAAAAATTTTTAGAAAAAATTTGAGAGTGAAAAGATGAATATGCAGGTTTATTTAGAAAGCAATGATCTAAATTAGGGCTTGCTCTTGATTATCAATTTGAAAGATTTACTTTGGATCAAAAAGCTAATGAGGCCGTTTTGAAAGTCTTTGTCGATCTTTATAATAAAGGTTTTATTTATAAAGGTGTCAGAGCAATTAATTGAGATATTCAATTACAAACAGCTTTATCAAATATTGAGGTTAATAATGAACCAACAGAACAAAAAATGTATTACATCAAATACCCAATTAAAGATTCAAACCAACATCTTACTATTGCGACAGTTCGAACAGAAACTTTATTAAGTGATGTTGCAATTGTTCATGCACCAAATGATTCTCGTTATCTTGATTTAGATGGAAAATTCGCAATTCACCCAATCACTAAACGTGAATTACCAATTATTAGTGATGAATATGTAGATCCCGAATTTGGGACAGGATTAATGAAATTAAGTGCCCATGCAGAAGCAGATATTGAAATTATCCAAAAATTGGGTTATGAAATTATTGAAACAATTGATAAAAACGGGTTCATTAATGCTCCAGACAGCATTTTCCATGGTTTAGAACGTTTTGCAGCAAGAGAAGCAATTGGTAATTATTTAGCTCAAAATGGTTTTATCGAAAAAGTTGAAACTACAATTTCGAATGTAGCAGTTAGCGATCGTTCAAAAACAGTTGTCGAAACACTTGTTTTACCGCAGTGATTTGTAAAAATGGATCATTTTAGAGATTTAATTTTAGATAACTTAAACTCAGAAGATAGTGTGAAGTTTTTCCCTAAACGCTTTAAAGCAACTTTAGAACAATGAATGGATAAAGTTCATGATTGAACAATTTCAAGACAACTTTGATGAGGACATAGAATTCCTGCTTGATATGATAGTGAAGGGAATATTAAAGTTCAAATTGAATCACCGGGTGAAGGATGAGTACAAGATCCTGATGTTTTAGATACATGATTTAGCTCAGGAATTGCTCCATTTACATTTTTAGATTGACCAAATACTAATCCGAATTTAGAACGCTATTACCCTTATAGTCTTTTAGTTACAGGATATGATATTATTTTCTTTTGAGTTGCTAGAATGTATTTCTTTGGTTTAGAATTCATGCAAGAAAAACCATTTGATAATTTATTACTACATGGTTTAATTCGTGATTCACAAGGACGGAAAATGTCTAAGTCATTAAACAATGGTGTTGATCCGATGGATATGATTGATCTTTATGGATCTGATTCATTGCGTTGATTTTTAATTACAAATACGACACCTGGACTTGATATTCGTTTTTCAAGTGATAAAGTTGAATCAGCTTGAAGAGTTATTAACAAATTATGAAATATAGCAAAATATATTAATGACATGCCAGAAGAAGGAACTTCTGAATTAACACTTGTTGATCACTGAATTTTAAACAAATTAGATCAATTAACTTCTAAAATTCATAATTCAATGGAAACTTATGATTTTGCTGTTATTGGTACAGAAATTTATCGTTACATTTTTAATGAATTAAGTGGATGATATGTTGAACTTCTTAAAACACACCCTTCAAAACAAGGAGCTTTATTAGTTTTAAGAAAAACATTAATTGTACTTCATCCATTCATGCCATTTGTGACAGATCGAATTTTTAGCAGTGTCTTTAATGAAGAATTATTAGAACAAGATTGACCAGCAATTGCTTCACAGATAGATACTTCATCAATTGATAATATTATTGAAGTTGTTACAGAGTTACGTAAATATCGTGAAGATAATAAAATTTCTAAAAAAGAAACATTATTCTACTATTTAGAAAAAGAAATTGATCAAACCACTATTAATGCTATTAATCGTTTAGCTTTTTCTGAATTAAAAGAAAATAAAGATTATTTAATAACTTTAACAAATAATAATCTTTATGTTTTAATTGATGAAGCTCAAAAAGAACAAAACAAGAAATTGCTTCTTGAAAAAATTGAATTCGTAAAATCTGAAATTGCTCGTGCAAGTAAGATTTTAAGCAATGCTAATTTTATTCAAAAAGCACCACGTGAAAAAATCGAGATTGAACAAACAAAATTAGCAAAATATGAAGAAGATCTTGAGAAATACATGGAGGAATTAAAATGCAAATATTAAGTGGAAAAGAATTAGCTAAAAAAGAATTAGCACAACTTAAACAAGATTTAATTGATCTTGAATTATCTCGTCAACCAAGATTAGCAATTATTCAAGTTGGTGATAATCCTGCTTCAACTAAATATGTTGAACAAAAAAGAAAGAAATGTGAAGAAGTAGGAATTGAAGTTGCTGTGCATAAATTTAGGGAAAATATTTCTCAAGATCGTTTATTAAAAAATTAGATGATATTA from Mycoplasmopsis gallopavonis encodes the following:
- a CDS encoding valine--tRNA ligase codes for the protein MNKTYDHKIVEQGLDQKWQEKGYFMTHDVKKKPFSILLPPPNVTGKLHLGHALDSYIPDTIIRYKKLMGYDVLWLPGMDHAGIATQSKVESELVKNEGLNRHDLGREKFLEKIWEWKDEYAGLFRKQWSKLGLALDYQFERFTLDQKANEAVLKVFVDLYNKGFIYKGVRAINWDIQLQTALSNIEVNNEPTEQKMYYIKYPIKDSNQHLTIATVRTETLLSDVAIVHAPNDSRYLDLDGKFAIHPITKRELPIISDEYVDPEFGTGLMKLSAHAEADIEIIQKLGYEIIETIDKNGFINAPDSIFHGLERFAAREAIGNYLAQNGFIEKVETTISNVAVSDRSKTVVETLVLPQWFVKMDHFRDLILDNLNSEDSVKFFPKRFKATLEQWMDKVHDWTISRQLWWGHRIPAWYDSEGNIKVQIESPGEGWVQDPDVLDTWFSSGIAPFTFLDWPNTNPNLERYYPYSLLVTGYDIIFFWVARMYFFGLEFMQEKPFDNLLLHGLIRDSQGRKMSKSLNNGVDPMDMIDLYGSDSLRWFLITNTTPGLDIRFSSDKVESAWRVINKLWNIAKYINDMPEEGTSELTLVDHWILNKLDQLTSKIHNSMETYDFAVIGTEIYRYIFNELSGWYVELLKTHPSKQGALLVLRKTLIVLHPFMPFVTDRIFSSVFNEELLEQDWPAIASQIDTSSIDNIIEVVTELRKYREDNKISKKETLFYYLEKEIDQTTINAINRLAFSELKENKDYLITLTNNNLYVLIDEAQKEQNKKLLLEKIEFVKSEIARASKILSNANFIQKAPREKIEIEQTKLAKYEEDLEKYMEELKCKY